A genomic segment from Actinoplanes sichuanensis encodes:
- the tuf gene encoding elongation factor Tu, producing MAKSQFVRDKPHLNIGTMGHVDHGKTTLTAAITKVLADRDPASNRYVAFEGIDKAPEEAARGITITIAHVEYETESRHYAHVDMPGHADYVKNMITGAAQVDGAILVVSAQDGSMPQTREHVLLARRVGVPYLVVALNKSDAVDDPELLDLVELEVRELLSQYGFPGDDVPVVRVSALKALEGDPRWVASVVELLDAVDGYVPIPPRELGEPFLMPIENVLSISGRGTVVTGKVERGELRAGEPVEVVGLGPTVASVATGLETFGKVLESAQAGDNAAVLLRGVKREQVQRGQVLAAPSSVRPHQVFTARMYALTSAEGGRHTPFAADYRPQFYFHTTDVSGGMDLGGLDLVMPGDTLDEVTVTLGKPIALEVGMGFAVREGNRTVAAGTVLAVLD from the coding sequence ATGGCCAAGAGCCAGTTCGTCCGTGACAAGCCGCACCTGAACATCGGCACGATGGGTCACGTCGACCACGGCAAGACGACCCTGACCGCCGCGATCACCAAGGTCCTCGCCGACCGCGACCCGGCCTCCAACCGGTATGTCGCGTTCGAGGGGATCGACAAGGCCCCGGAGGAGGCGGCCCGCGGCATCACCATCACGATCGCCCACGTCGAGTACGAGACCGAGTCCCGCCACTACGCCCACGTCGACATGCCCGGCCACGCCGACTACGTGAAGAACATGATCACCGGCGCGGCCCAGGTGGACGGCGCGATCCTGGTCGTCTCGGCCCAGGACGGTTCGATGCCGCAGACCCGGGAGCACGTGCTACTGGCCCGGCGGGTCGGTGTGCCGTACCTGGTGGTGGCGCTCAACAAGAGCGACGCCGTCGACGACCCGGAGCTGCTCGACCTGGTCGAGCTCGAGGTTCGTGAGCTGCTGTCGCAGTACGGCTTCCCCGGCGACGACGTGCCGGTGGTCCGGGTCAGCGCGCTCAAGGCCCTCGAAGGCGACCCGCGCTGGGTGGCGTCGGTGGTCGAGCTCCTCGACGCGGTCGACGGGTATGTGCCGATCCCGCCGCGGGAACTGGGCGAGCCGTTCCTGATGCCGATCGAGAACGTGCTGTCCATCTCCGGCCGCGGCACGGTCGTCACCGGCAAGGTGGAGCGGGGCGAGCTGCGCGCCGGCGAGCCGGTCGAGGTCGTCGGCCTCGGTCCGACCGTGGCCAGCGTCGCCACCGGCCTGGAGACGTTCGGCAAGGTGCTCGAGTCGGCGCAGGCCGGCGACAACGCCGCCGTCCTGCTCCGCGGGGTCAAGCGCGAGCAGGTGCAGCGCGGCCAGGTCCTTGCCGCGCCGTCCAGTGTGCGGCCCCACCAGGTGTTCACGGCGAGGATGTACGCGCTGACGAGCGCCGAGGGAGGCCGGCACACGCCGTTCGCCGCCGACTATCGTCCGCAGTTCTACTTCCACACGACCGACGTGTCGGGTGGGATGGACCTGGGCGGGCTCGACCTGGTGATGCCGGGCGACACCCTGGACGAGGTGACGGTCACCCTGGGCAAGCCGATCGCCCTCGAGGTGGGCATGGGCTTCGCGGTCCGTGAGGGCAACCGCACGGTCGCCGCCGGCACCGTGCTCGCCGTCCTGGACTGA
- a CDS encoding DUF4360 domain-containing protein, with product MLNTIAAGTMLLSTLGAPAAGMHTVAPPDEMTISIVSANGSGCPKGSAVVEVSPDNKAFTISYSKFVAQVGPDSGPLDYRKQCQIALNVNIPTGYTYGIARADYRGYARLEKGSYGSETAYYYFQGMSKTGVSKYQFNGFMDDTWQVTDEVEVEAITWLPCGSSRYLNINTELKVNRGSSDPTTTSFITMDSSDLNLDTIYRVAWMECPH from the coding sequence ATGCTGAACACGATCGCCGCCGGAACCATGCTGCTGTCCACCCTCGGCGCGCCCGCCGCCGGAATGCATACCGTCGCACCGCCCGACGAGATGACCATCTCGATCGTGTCCGCGAACGGGTCCGGGTGTCCCAAGGGCAGCGCCGTCGTCGAGGTATCGCCGGACAACAAGGCGTTCACCATCTCGTACAGCAAGTTCGTCGCCCAGGTCGGGCCGGATTCCGGGCCGCTCGACTACCGCAAGCAGTGCCAGATCGCGCTGAACGTGAACATCCCGACCGGCTACACCTACGGGATCGCGCGTGCCGACTACCGCGGATACGCCCGTCTGGAGAAGGGCTCCTACGGCTCCGAGACGGCGTACTACTACTTCCAGGGCATGTCGAAGACAGGCGTCAGCAAGTACCAGTTCAACGGATTCATGGACGACACGTGGCAGGTCACCGACGAGGTCGAGGTGGAGGCGATCACATGGCTGCCGTGCGGCTCCTCGCGGTATCTGAACATCAATACCGAACTCAAGGTCAATCGCGGTTCGTCCGACCCGACGACCACCAGTTTCATCACCATGGACTCGTCCGACCTCAACCTGGACACCATCTACCGGGTTGCCTGGATGGAATGCCCGCACTGA
- a CDS encoding nuclear transport factor 2 family protein, which translates to MTDIDPAEENKRRFLDAFGRFAAGEIEVLREIIREDFVSHTVGAPPGRDAWIEFIVNSPIATAQIEIQHVIADAEFVVAHYTLIPAEGPNEDVVDIWRFEDALIVEHWDVSRPVA; encoded by the coding sequence ATGACTGACATCGACCCCGCTGAAGAGAACAAGAGACGGTTCCTCGATGCGTTCGGCCGGTTCGCGGCCGGGGAGATCGAGGTGCTCCGCGAGATCATCCGGGAGGATTTCGTCTCGCACACCGTCGGCGCCCCGCCCGGACGGGACGCCTGGATCGAGTTCATCGTCAACTCGCCCATCGCGACCGCGCAGATCGAGATCCAGCACGTCATCGCGGACGCCGAGTTCGTGGTGGCGCACTACACCCTGATCCCGGCCGAAGGGCCGAACGAGGACGTGGTCGACATCTGGCGGTTCGAGGACGCCCTGATCGTCGAGCACTGGGACGTGAGCCGGCCGGTCGCCTGA
- a CDS encoding alpha/beta hydrolase-fold protein encodes MGIIDRLEADPSLWKEITADGTPVVEPWDDDHVLVTFLWRGDAGRVRICWGVWDDLARLPGTDIWHLSRVMPAATRTVYYLAHGDDDAMPRDRSGTGAAHVDPGNPRHQHFPADPLDPTDHDVWASVLELPAAPPEPWIGRHPGVVPGSRETHVIRSAAFGGDRHIVLHRPAGVPETGLPAVVVFDGYNSREVLRVPETLDNLVAAGRIRPHIAIFVHLPDATRDDELGAVPALRDFIASEVMPFARTRWGTPATGGRNVVAGASRGGLAAAYLGLELPELFGAAICQSGSFWWGPDGEPEWLTAQVAARPRADVRFYLDVGAGETRADANGLTQVDVNRRMRDALLARGYDLHYTEYAGSHDYVNWRRTFADGLLAVIRSR; translated from the coding sequence GTGGGCATCATCGATCGGCTCGAGGCCGACCCGAGTCTCTGGAAAGAGATCACCGCCGATGGTACGCCGGTGGTCGAGCCGTGGGACGACGACCACGTCCTGGTCACCTTCCTGTGGCGCGGCGACGCCGGCCGGGTCCGGATCTGCTGGGGGGTCTGGGACGATCTGGCCCGCCTGCCCGGCACCGACATCTGGCACCTGTCCCGGGTGATGCCGGCCGCCACCCGGACGGTCTACTACCTGGCCCACGGCGACGACGACGCGATGCCCCGGGACCGGTCCGGCACCGGGGCCGCGCACGTCGACCCGGGCAACCCGCGGCACCAGCACTTCCCGGCCGACCCGCTGGACCCGACCGACCACGACGTGTGGGCGTCCGTGCTGGAGCTGCCGGCGGCCCCGCCCGAACCCTGGATCGGTCGGCACCCGGGTGTCGTCCCCGGCAGCCGGGAGACGCACGTCATCCGCAGCGCGGCGTTCGGCGGCGACCGGCACATCGTCCTGCACCGACCGGCCGGCGTGCCGGAGACCGGGCTGCCCGCCGTCGTCGTCTTCGACGGCTACAACTCACGCGAGGTGCTGCGGGTCCCGGAGACCCTCGACAACCTGGTCGCCGCCGGGCGGATCCGGCCGCACATCGCGATCTTCGTGCACCTGCCGGACGCGACCCGGGACGACGAGCTCGGCGCCGTCCCGGCGCTGCGTGACTTCATCGCGTCCGAGGTGATGCCGTTCGCGCGTACCAGATGGGGAACGCCTGCGACCGGCGGCCGCAACGTCGTCGCCGGTGCCTCCCGCGGTGGCCTCGCCGCCGCCTATCTCGGGCTCGAACTGCCGGAGCTGTTCGGTGCGGCGATCTGCCAGTCCGGCAGTTTCTGGTGGGGGCCGGACGGCGAGCCGGAATGGCTCACCGCGCAGGTGGCCGCCCGGCCGCGGGCCGATGTCCGGTTCTATCTGGACGTCGGCGCCGGTGAGACGAGAGCCGACGCGAACGGGCTGACCCAGGTCGACGTCAACCGGCGGATGCGCGACGCGCTGCTGGCCCGCGGATACGACCTGCACTACACCGAGTACGCCGGTTCGCACGACTATGTGAACTGGCGCCGCACCTTCGCCGACGGGCTGCTGGCGGTAATTCGGTCGCGCTGA
- a CDS encoding sensor histidine kinase has translation MSAFERPAWRSRAVPVVLVVVAVLIMAMCTVGAEGPAARVIPVLICGGAATAAAWAVRRWRADRAEYERRLTAWAATEAVLAERLHIARDLHDLVSHGLGLITVRVAATRYEPEPAQMRAALDDIEAVSRETTAELRRMLTVLRDPASPGPRAPLEGLDALPAIVGSARTSGLRAELTVGDLGEVTPGVQVAVCRTVREGLANSARHAGPVDVVVRVRRDGPHVIVSVSDSGPAAGWRATPGAGHGLAGLRERVTSLGGTLTAEPVDGGFHLVARIPDEPR, from the coding sequence GTGAGTGCGTTCGAGCGGCCGGCGTGGCGCAGTCGGGCGGTACCGGTCGTCCTGGTGGTCGTCGCTGTCCTGATCATGGCGATGTGCACGGTCGGGGCCGAGGGCCCGGCGGCCCGGGTGATCCCGGTGCTGATCTGTGGCGGGGCGGCGACCGCGGCGGCGTGGGCGGTTCGGCGGTGGCGGGCCGACCGGGCCGAATACGAGCGTCGCCTGACCGCGTGGGCGGCTACCGAAGCGGTTCTGGCCGAGCGTCTGCACATCGCCCGGGACCTGCATGACCTGGTTTCGCACGGGCTCGGGTTGATCACCGTTCGGGTCGCGGCGACACGCTACGAACCGGAGCCGGCCCAGATGCGGGCGGCGCTCGACGACATCGAGGCGGTCAGCCGGGAGACCACCGCCGAACTGCGCCGGATGCTGACCGTGCTGCGTGATCCGGCCTCGCCCGGCCCGCGGGCTCCGCTGGAGGGTCTCGACGCGTTACCGGCGATCGTCGGTTCGGCCCGGACCTCGGGGCTGCGAGCCGAACTCACCGTCGGTGACCTGGGCGAGGTCACTCCCGGCGTGCAGGTGGCGGTCTGTCGCACGGTCCGGGAGGGTCTGGCCAACAGCGCCCGGCACGCGGGGCCGGTCGATGTGGTGGTACGGGTACGCCGGGACGGGCCGCACGTGATCGTCAGTGTGTCCGACAGCGGCCCCGCCGCCGGTTGGCGTGCCACTCCGGGAGCGGGTCACGGCCTGGCCGGCCTACGGGAGCGGGTCACCAGCCTGGGCGGAACCCTGACCGCCGAGCCGGTCGACGGCGGCTTCCACCTGGTGGCCCGCATTCCGGACGAGCCCCGATGA
- a CDS encoding redoxin domain-containing protein: MTTVHDLRRVDDEAFRRLLDRNAIWKRMVAVGDRLPVQPLYEVDLGPIHLDRLLDTGPLVLVFIRYAGSPWCEDLLRAYAAELEPALTDLGAHLVAVSPQAPGRLAGLKHRDDLPFLVASDPRHVLIDALRIGFSSPGADKPLGTGRSVLPFSSVVVTDRTGLVRFADIRPNWLDPLPAGRIVEAVRGLRVASMP, translated from the coding sequence ATGACGACCGTGCATGACCTGCGACGGGTCGACGACGAGGCGTTCCGGCGGCTGCTCGACCGCAACGCGATCTGGAAGCGGATGGTGGCGGTGGGCGACCGGCTGCCGGTCCAGCCGCTCTACGAGGTCGACCTCGGCCCGATCCACCTCGACCGGCTCCTCGACACCGGCCCCCTCGTGCTGGTCTTCATCCGCTACGCCGGTTCGCCCTGGTGCGAGGATCTGCTCCGGGCCTACGCCGCCGAGCTTGAGCCCGCCCTCACCGACCTCGGTGCCCATCTGGTCGCGGTCAGCCCGCAGGCGCCCGGCCGGCTCGCCGGTCTCAAGCACCGCGACGACCTGCCGTTCCTCGTCGCCTCCGACCCTCGGCACGTGCTCATCGACGCCCTGCGGATCGGCTTCTCCAGCCCCGGCGCGGACAAGCCGCTCGGCACCGGCCGCTCGGTGCTGCCGTTCTCGTCGGTCGTCGTCACCGACCGGACCGGCCTGGTCCGGTTCGCCGACATCCGGCCCAACTGGCTCGATCCGCTGCCGGCCGGCCGGATCGTCGAAGCGGTTCGCGGGCTCAGGGTCGCATCGATGCCTTGA
- a CDS encoding ABC transporter ATP-binding protein, which produces MIAVEGVCRVRRRVRVLHEVGFQARPGRVTGFLGPNGAGKTSTLRVLLGLDRPQSGRALIDGRRYVDLDRPLTVVGALLDGSGAHRSRTARAHLRWMAASNGLPGRRADEVLEIVGLAAEAGKRAGRYSLGMSRRLGLAAALLGDPPVLILDEPINGLDPAGIRWMRTFLRDSAAEGRTVLLSSHLMGELAETADDVVIIDRGVVVADGTLAEVVGEHPTLEDAFLARTAGEGASW; this is translated from the coding sequence ATGATCGCTGTTGAGGGTGTCTGCCGGGTTCGGCGACGGGTCCGGGTTCTGCACGAGGTCGGTTTCCAGGCCCGGCCGGGGCGGGTCACCGGGTTTCTCGGGCCCAACGGGGCCGGGAAGACGTCCACCTTGCGGGTGTTGCTCGGGCTGGATCGGCCGCAGTCCGGCCGGGCCCTGATCGATGGCCGACGCTATGTGGATCTGGACCGGCCGCTCACCGTGGTCGGCGCTCTGCTGGACGGTAGCGGGGCACATCGGTCACGGACGGCGAGGGCTCATCTGCGCTGGATGGCGGCGAGTAACGGGCTGCCGGGAAGGCGGGCGGACGAGGTTCTGGAGATCGTCGGGCTGGCCGCGGAGGCCGGGAAGCGGGCCGGGCGGTATTCGCTGGGTATGAGCCGTCGGCTGGGGCTGGCCGCGGCGCTGCTCGGTGATCCGCCGGTGCTGATCCTGGACGAGCCGATCAACGGGCTGGATCCGGCCGGGATCCGGTGGATGCGGACGTTCCTGCGGGACAGCGCCGCCGAGGGCCGAACCGTGCTGCTCTCCAGTCATCTGATGGGTGAGCTGGCGGAGACGGCCGACGATGTGGTGATCATCGACCGCGGCGTGGTGGTCGCGGACGGGACGCTGGCCGAGGTGGTCGGCGAGCATCCGACCCTGGAGGACGCGTTCCTGGCCCGCACCGCGGGCGAGGGGGCGTCGTGGTGA
- a CDS encoding response regulator, with protein sequence MVGGSGAAGGGVVAGAGGVAVPLRVLLVDDQPLLRRSLAVVIGHQPDLEVVGQAGDGAEAVSRARATRPDVVLMDVRMPGLDGLEATRRICADPALAGTRVLVLSMFELDEYVYEALQAGASGFLLKDAQPEDLVDAVRRTCRGESLFAPSILTRLVAHYVAAPRPERPAGALRRLTPREVEVLALIGNGLANDEIAAALVISVKTVKTHITHLLAKLSARDRAQLVIAAFNAGLVRPR encoded by the coding sequence ATGGTGGGCGGTAGCGGCGCAGCCGGGGGCGGGGTGGTTGCGGGTGCGGGCGGGGTGGCCGTACCGCTGAGGGTTCTGCTTGTCGACGACCAGCCGCTGCTGCGGCGCAGTCTCGCGGTCGTGATCGGACATCAACCTGATCTTGAAGTTGTCGGTCAGGCCGGCGACGGTGCCGAGGCGGTGTCGCGGGCGCGGGCCACCAGGCCGGATGTGGTGCTGATGGACGTCCGGATGCCCGGTCTGGACGGGCTGGAGGCGACTCGGCGGATCTGTGCCGATCCGGCGCTGGCCGGGACTCGGGTGCTGGTGCTGAGCATGTTCGAACTGGACGAATACGTGTACGAAGCGCTACAGGCCGGGGCGTCCGGATTCCTGCTGAAGGACGCGCAACCGGAGGATCTGGTCGACGCGGTCCGGCGGACGTGCCGTGGCGAGTCGCTGTTCGCGCCGTCGATTCTGACCCGGCTGGTCGCCCACTACGTGGCCGCGCCCCGGCCGGAACGTCCGGCCGGGGCGCTGCGACGGCTCACCCCGCGCGAGGTAGAGGTCCTCGCGCTGATCGGAAACGGTCTCGCCAATGACGAGATCGCTGCCGCCCTGGTCATCTCGGTGAAGACGGTGAAGACGCACATCACGCATCTGCTCGCGAAACTGTCCGCCCGCGATCGTGCGCAGCTGGTGATCGCCGCCTTCAACGCCGGACTGGTCCGTCCTCGTTGA
- a CDS encoding IS701 family transposase: MDLVIDSFAGRFCRVEPRRAAAGFVTGLLADLEVKTCWQVAEQAGHARPDAMQRLLYRAKWDADAVRDDVRKVVADRLGDPDGVLVVDETGDLKKGVHSVGVQRQYTGTAGRIENAQVGVFLAYASRHGHTLIDRRVYLPKSWTDDRDRCERAGIPQDVTFATRSELADDMINAAVNALVPARWVAADEAYGNNTRLRSELRKLRLGYVLAVSCDHLVPIDAGKTRCRVDRLAENLPATAWTRRSAGDGSKGPRFYDWAWLADVGADGDPDDDGRHSLLIRRNTTTGELAFYRCWAPGPATLAQFVRVAGVRWIVEESFQAGKGQVGLDQHQVRRWTSWHRFTTLALAALAVLAICAADARTADRRGQPDMIDLTVNEIRRLINVLLIRPTRSIAYRLRWSNWRRRHQARARRAHYARRLTLELQP, translated from the coding sequence ATCGACCTGGTGATCGACTCGTTCGCGGGCCGGTTCTGCCGGGTTGAGCCCCGCCGGGCGGCGGCCGGGTTCGTCACCGGGCTGCTTGCCGACCTGGAGGTCAAGACGTGTTGGCAGGTGGCTGAGCAGGCCGGACATGCCCGACCGGATGCGATGCAACGGCTGCTCTACCGGGCCAAGTGGGACGCTGACGCGGTGCGTGACGACGTTCGCAAGGTCGTCGCTGACCGACTCGGTGACCCTGACGGTGTCCTCGTGGTCGACGAGACCGGCGATCTGAAGAAGGGCGTGCACTCGGTCGGTGTCCAGCGTCAATACACCGGAACCGCCGGGCGGATCGAGAACGCCCAGGTCGGAGTGTTCCTCGCCTATGCGAGCAGGCACGGTCACACTCTGATCGACCGCAGGGTTTACCTGCCGAAGTCCTGGACCGATGACCGTGACCGGTGCGAGCGGGCCGGCATTCCGCAGGACGTCACGTTCGCCACCCGCTCGGAGTTGGCCGACGACATGATCAACGCCGCGGTGAATGCCCTGGTCCCAGCCCGGTGGGTCGCCGCGGACGAGGCCTACGGCAATAACACCCGGCTCCGCAGTGAACTGCGCAAACTCCGCCTCGGCTACGTGCTGGCAGTCTCCTGCGATCACCTCGTGCCGATCGACGCAGGCAAGACCCGCTGCCGCGTCGACCGCCTCGCCGAGAACCTGCCCGCCACCGCCTGGACCCGGCGCAGCGCTGGTGACGGCTCGAAAGGACCACGGTTCTACGACTGGGCCTGGCTGGCCGACGTCGGCGCCGACGGTGACCCCGACGACGATGGCCGGCACAGCCTGCTCATCCGACGTAACACCACGACCGGTGAGCTGGCTTTCTACCGCTGCTGGGCACCGGGGCCGGCCACCCTCGCCCAGTTCGTGCGGGTCGCGGGAGTTCGCTGGATCGTGGAGGAAAGCTTTCAGGCCGGAAAAGGCCAAGTCGGCCTTGACCAGCACCAAGTCCGCCGGTGGACGTCCTGGCACCGGTTCACCACCCTGGCCCTGGCCGCCCTCGCCGTCCTCGCGATCTGCGCCGCCGACGCCCGCACCGCAGATCGTCGCGGTCAGCCCGACATGATCGACCTGACCGTCAACGAAATCCGCCGTCTGATCAACGTCCTGCTGATCCGGCCAACCCGCAGCATCGCCTACCGTCTGCGCTGGTCAAACTGGCGACGCCGCCACCAGGCACGAGCCAGACGAGCCCACTACGCCCGCCGCCTCACCCTCGAACTCCAACCATGA
- a CDS encoding sigma factor-like helix-turn-helix DNA-binding protein: MGRHAAASNRAAEEFERMVAPHLPALHAYVLRHTGGDESTTDRVLEEILFRAAQEPRRALGVRPWLLLTARNVLRGGDRRAQVPATTVVAAMRELSPEDRDLIVQTFYGGASLEDLAADRRVPIARVKSDLFFAMRAVREVLDQQVADRHGVR, encoded by the coding sequence ATGGGCCGCCACGCCGCCGCGTCGAACCGTGCGGCGGAGGAGTTCGAGCGGATGGTCGCGCCGCACCTGCCCGCCCTGCACGCCTACGTGCTGCGGCACACCGGGGGTGACGAGTCGACCACCGACCGGGTTCTCGAGGAGATCCTGTTCCGGGCCGCGCAGGAGCCGCGGCGTGCCCTCGGGGTCCGGCCGTGGCTGCTGCTGACCGCCCGCAACGTCCTCCGCGGCGGCGACCGTCGGGCTCAGGTGCCCGCCACCACGGTCGTCGCGGCGATGCGGGAACTCAGCCCGGAGGACCGGGATCTGATCGTGCAGACCTTCTACGGCGGTGCCTCCCTGGAGGACCTCGCGGCCGACCGACGGGTACCGATCGCGAGGGTCAAGTCGGACCTGTTCTTCGCCATGCGCGCCGTACGTGAGGTGCTGGATCAGCAGGTGGCCGACCGGCACGGGGTCCGCTGA
- a CDS encoding CDP-alcohol phosphatidyltransferase family protein, whose amino-acid sequence MAQRPSLAEVRERTYKRRDAWWTVWLVDPLAGPLVRLVAPWKWATPNFLSLAAFVVGLGAAACFWQGEYTWLLAGALLFHLAFVLDCMDGKIARLNGTGSIFGSWLDYVFDRLRVVTCSLALFGGQWHLTGETVYLWLATLVIFLDMFRYLNALQMQKVKLSMKEKLLESTGIAATDYVEETDDEVVEQDDPEKAMVDVHGDFRKRFGLFLQVRNFLLRQRIRVHLFSGIEFMMFVFIVGPLINQIIPVTIVSGVLLLAFEALLIYKLWTTTRTFHRRLAAL is encoded by the coding sequence ATGGCGCAGCGCCCCTCGCTCGCGGAAGTCCGCGAGCGTACCTACAAACGCCGGGACGCCTGGTGGACGGTGTGGCTGGTCGATCCACTGGCCGGCCCGCTGGTTCGCCTGGTGGCGCCCTGGAAGTGGGCGACCCCGAACTTCCTGTCACTGGCGGCATTCGTGGTGGGCCTGGGTGCGGCGGCGTGTTTCTGGCAGGGCGAATACACCTGGCTGCTGGCCGGGGCCCTGCTCTTTCACCTGGCTTTCGTGCTCGACTGCATGGACGGCAAGATCGCTCGGCTGAACGGGACCGGGTCGATCTTCGGCTCGTGGCTGGACTACGTCTTCGACCGGCTGCGGGTGGTGACGTGTTCGCTGGCGCTGTTCGGCGGGCAGTGGCACCTGACCGGTGAAACGGTCTACCTGTGGCTGGCCACCCTGGTGATCTTCCTGGACATGTTCCGCTACCTGAACGCGCTGCAGATGCAGAAGGTCAAGCTGAGCATGAAGGAGAAGCTGCTGGAGTCGACCGGGATCGCCGCCACCGACTACGTGGAGGAGACCGACGACGAGGTGGTGGAGCAGGACGACCCGGAGAAGGCCATGGTCGACGTGCACGGTGACTTCCGCAAGCGGTTCGGCCTCTTTCTGCAAGTTCGCAACTTCTTGCTGCGGCAGCGCATCCGCGTGCACCTGTTCAGCGGCATCGAGTTCATGATGTTCGTCTTCATCGTCGGCCCGCTGATCAACCAGATCATCCCGGTGACGATCGTGTCCGGTGTGCTGCTGCTGGCCTTCGAGGCCCTGCTGATCTACAAGCTCTGGACCACTACCAGGACGTTCCACAGGAGACTGGCCGCACTCTGA